From the Astyanax mexicanus isolate ESR-SI-001 chromosome 12, AstMex3_surface, whole genome shotgun sequence genome, the window GCATGGCAGTTAATAACTAGAACTAACAAAAGAGTATTGATCCAATGTGTACAGTGCTTTTGTGTGTGGGTGAGAATGTGTGTGATTTTACTGAGATGTCACAAACATGGAGAGGTGCCAATCAAAAAGGCAGCAGCTGAACCACAGTGTTCTTCTGTGCTTGATGTAAACAGACTGCAGAAAGGGTGCCGTCCTAACCCCTCCCAGAGTACCCACCGGACACTGGACTCCAGTGTGCCCCAGAATTCCAATGGAGGAGATGGTCATGTCCCGAGCTAGTCAGTCCATCCACATCCTGTGATGTCATTTCTCGTCCTTGGCCCGCAACTTCAGGACCTTGGCTCTGTATTCCTCCGTCTGATACCGATCCGACTCCACTGTGCCGTCAGAGTCATTCAACGTAACGAAAACTTCTCCGTCAACCTCTGTGACCCGGTGAACCCTCTGCTTGACCCCCTTAGAGGACCAGACTGGCCTTAAGGGTCTAATCGAGGGGTCCACAGCCTGATACAGACCCTCACCCTCAGCCAGAGTGATCTTGTACTTATGCCATGGACACACGATACACAGCCGCCCGTCAaattcctacacacacacacacacacacacacacacacacacacacacacacacacacaacacacaaaagcTTATTAGCGCATTTTAACACAGGTAATATGTACAGGAACATAGCACACAATTAAAAGCCATGTTCCCAAATCCCAGCTGCACTGCAGTGCCTGACTCAATCTACCTCAATCATTATGTCACATGTCCACAGTCTGCAGTGTGCATGGGTAATGCAGTTATGCACAGTGTTATTACAGTTCGTTCAATGTGTTTACTATCgccataaaatcagatttttttttctctctctctctctccatccatccatcagataTCACTGGACACCTTTAGAATTCTTgttttctgctgtgtgtttgtttatttaaaaaagattcatatttaaatggaaaCCATTTATATGGTTATTTcgtacttgtttattttgtgctaaaaaGATCATATTTGGTGGCATTGgttgaataata encodes:
- the LOC107197454 gene encoding Rieske domain-containing protein is translated as MLRWVSMSTDGPGSSSFPVLVGARDAVIQAGRVVRSVNGRDVLVLHHQGSLHALDLHCYHSGGPLQCGDIEEFDGRLCIVCPWHKYKITLAEGEGLYQAVDPSIRPLRPVWSSKGVKQRVHRVTEVDGEVFVTLNDSDGTVESDRYQTEEYRAKVLKLRAKDEK